TCCGCCAACAGACCCAGAGTGGTCGGCACCGCCGAGTTGAAACTGGCGGACTGGTACATCAACGACTCCCGGGACGAAGCGCACTGAATGTTTCCTCCCAGCGCCTCGAGGGACTCCAGCATCTCATCGCTCGAGCGCTTGTTGGTCGACTTGAATGCCAATCGGTCCATGATGTGGCTAACACCCCGCAGACTCTCGTCTTCGTAGCGGGATCCGGCATCGACGTAGACCCCAACGCCGGCGAAGGGTCCTGGTAAAGACTCGGTGGCGACACGGACGCCATTGGATAGTGTGGTGATTTGATCTAACTCGGCGGGATCCTGATTCCAAATATCAAGTGTTAGACAGCGCTTGAACAAGGTAAAACCATTATTGCATGAGATTCATTTACTTTGACGGTTGACTGGTTAACCGTGGAAAAGCTCCTGGACACTGAGCGAGGCACGCGAGCCAGCGGCTTCGCTGACTCGATGGCCCGCAATACAGACGGACGCATTGCTCCTGATATATTTCAAAGACGTTTAAAAGCTGTTTCTCCCCTCTTGCGTAGGAACCTGCACGAGGACTTGTTCGCTGCGGCGGCAGCCAAGAACAGTTCGGGCCGGAGTCTTCTGCCGTATGCTTATCTAATCGGGTTGTGCTCGAGTACAATTTCGATATGATTCTGCAAGAATGCGATATCTTCCGAGTAATTGAGATTTTTATTCTTGAATCCCGTATACTAGACCTATGCTTGGATGGATTACATACAAATATCAAAATTCACCATTGGAAAGCTGAGGAACGTCGTGTTATTAATGGACAGTCTAGAATCCAGTCTCTCACTGAGTAATGAAACCGAGAGGATTAGAAAAACATGAATTTTGATGGTTGTACAATCTATCTCGTCAATGTGAATATGTTGAGGAAATCATTGGGGATTGAAATGATTAAGGATTCTGCAAAGCCCATGCGCGATACCAATCAAGACAAGAAGCATTGGCGACGCTTGCTCCTATCTTAATATTCATTCCACACAAGATTTGCTTCACTGCATTCTCAACTTTCTTGCCATTCGACGTTACAGGGATCTCCGGACAAGCAGCCACGACAGCAGGAACATGGCGCGCGCTCAGTTCCTTGCGGATTGTACCCTGGATGCGCGCCGCAAGCTCCGCAGGTAAGACTGGATTGGTATCAGTGTTCGAGGCCAGCTTCACGAACAGGACGACAGTTTCGTCTGTGTCAATTCCTTCTCGCCGGCGGCCGATACATAGCGAGTCTTCGATTTCCTCTGCGAAGTGCTTGAGGAGGACGTTGTAGATCTCCGCGCTGCCGAACCGGACGCCAGCGGGTTTCAGGACTCCGTCGCTACGGCCCAACATCGTTACGCCCCACGTAACGGGATTGAGTCGTACAAAATCTCCATGGTGCCAGACCGACGGACCGAAGACGTCAAAATAACTCTTTCGGTATTTCTCCGCTCCCGCCGGGCCAGGTGGCCAGAACATGACGGGCTGTGCTGGGAATGGTGTTGTACAGACGAGGTCTCCTGGCTCTGAGGATGCGCTGATATCCTTTCCAGCATAATCAAAAGCGTGAACAGCCATGCCCAGACAGCGGCATTGGATTTCGCCTTTGTGAACAGGCAAAATGGGACAGCTGCCACAGAACAGTGACAAGATATCAGTACCGCCGGTAATAGAGCCCAGCATGATGTCCGGATGAAGGGATGAGTATACGTATTCGAATGTCGAAGGGGCGAGGGGTGAACCGGTACTGAAGATTGCCCTTAGAGTCTGTAGAGTCACTGGTCGATTAGGGTGCTTCCTAGGGTTCAGAGATGCCTGCTCCAGAATAGAAAGATACTTTGCAGAAGTCCCAAACTGTGTAATTTGCAGTTCATCGATGAGACGCAGCATTGCCATCTCTCCGTTTCCTCCTTCAGCATCGAATGGCCGGAAAGGAGAACCGTCGTAGGTGACAATAGTGGCACCACTCGCCAAAGCACCAACAAGCCAGTGCCACATCATCCAGGTAGTCGTAGTAAAATAAAACAATCTATCACCGGGACGGATATCGCAATGCAAAACGTGCTCCTTTTTGTGCTGCAACAGTGTCCCCAGGGCGCCGTGGACAATCGGCTTCGGGGCTCCGGTTGTGCCCGAGGAGTACAGGATGTACACTGGATGGTCAGGTTCCAAGCTTGCAAATTCCAATGGAGCTGATGGATTGCTGGCCGTCGACAGGAATTCATCGTATCTATAAGCCTTTCCCTGCTGAGGCTGCAGATCTGCAAAGTTGAATCGATGAGATGTGACTGTCTCGAACACGACCAACCGTTCCAAATGCGGCAGGTCAGAGACAATCTGTTGGACCTTGGCTTGAGCACTGTGGAGTTTACCGTTGTAAAGTGATGCGTTGTCTGCAAACAGAATCTTTGGCTCTATCTGCCTCAGACGCTCTAACACGGCATGGACCCCAGTATCAGGAGAAACGCCAGTCCAGAAAGCACCTATAGAGGCCGTTGCCAACATGGCGACAACAGTGTTGGCATGGTTCCCGAGAAAACCGGCCACGCGGTCTCCTGACTGCAGTCCAGCTTCCTTGAGGGCATTGGCACACTGTCGTACCCGATTCCGCAATTCTTTCCACGAGACATATTCGCGATCCAACTCGGTAGCAGAGATCACAGCTACCGCATTCTCATCCGGAGAGCTGGCTGGATAGAGAAGATTCTCAGCGTAGTTGAGCTTGCTACCGGAAAAGAAAGCTGGTCTGGGGAAGAGCTGCTGATCTGATTCCAGAACCTGGGGACCATTAGTTAACAAATGTCATTGCCATAGGGATATGACATGCTCACCGTTTCATATGACTTATGAGCTTTCACAGCGGTGTAATGCCAAACATCCTCCCAAAATTTAGCAGGCTCCGAGACGCTCCACTGCCACAAGCCATGGTAGCCGTCAAGAGGGACACCGTGCTTCTGGCTCGTTCTTTTCATGAAGTCATACATCTTGGTGTCTTGTGGGGACGAATGTCGCCATAGTTCCCTGGGACCGTCATGATTGTTCAGTCCGTCGATGGAAGGCATTATCAATGGTGCTATACCGCGGATCCGAAGTAAAAGAAGCCGTCCCTAGTTGGTGTTATGATGTGTTAAGAGTGGACAATTAGCGGCACAACCAGCAATTGAAGACAACGGATTAAAGACAGTTCGAGCTTGAATCTGGGCTGGAAAGCTTTGATTGAAGGAAAGTGAATTAAGCACCAGGGAC
This Aspergillus chevalieri M1 DNA, chromosome 3, nearly complete sequence DNA region includes the following protein-coding sequences:
- a CDS encoding acetoacetate--CoA ligase family protein (COG:I;~EggNog:ENOG410PIHX;~InterPro:IPR000873,IPR032387,IPR005914,IPR042099, IPR020845;~PFAM:PF00501,PF16177;~go_function: GO:0030729 - acetoacetate-CoA ligase activity [Evidence IEA];~go_process: GO:0006629 - lipid metabolic process [Evidence IEA]) — protein: MPSIDGLNNHDGPRELWRHSSPQDTKMYDFMKRTSQKHGVPLDGYHGLWQWSVSEPAKFWEDVWHYTAVKAHKSYETVLESDQQLFPRPAFFSGSKLNYAENLLYPASSPDENAVAVISATELDREYVSWKELRNRVRQCANALKEAGLQSGDRVAGFLGNHANTVVAMLATASIGAFWTGVSPDTGVHAVLERLRQIEPKILFADNASLYNGKLHSAQAKVQQIVSDLPHLERLVVFETVTSHRFNFADLQPQQGKAYRYDEFLSTASNPSAPLEFASLEPDHPVYILYSSGTTGAPKPIVHGALGTLLQHKKEHVLHCDIRPGDRLFYFTTTTWMMWHWLVGALASGATIVTYDGSPFRPFDAEGGNGEMAMLRLIDELQITQFGTSAKYLSILEQASLNPRKHPNRPVTLQTLRAIFSTGSPLAPSTFEYVYSSLHPDIMLGSITGGTDILSLFCGSCPILPVHKGEIQCRCLGMAVHAFDYAGKDISASSEPGDLVCTTPFPAQPVMFWPPGPAGAEKYRKSYFDVFGPSVWHHGDFVRLNPVTWGVTMLGRSDGVLKPAGVRFGSAEIYNVLLKHFAEEIEDSLCIGRRREGIDTDETVVLFVKLASNTDTNPVLPAELAARIQGTIRKELSARHVPAVVAACPEIPVTSNGKKVENAVKQILCGMNIKIGASVANASCLDWYRAWALQNP